One window from the genome of Deltaproteobacteria bacterium encodes:
- a CDS encoding Ig-like domain-containing protein, translating into MTNYGFEKTSANHWIGTLAVAALLLVASGGKAHARSSYLSTFNTTYGTSGTALNSCSLCHPGGNTGQFNPFADAFRNNGHSFPAIESLDSDGDGFINSAEITARTFPGDPASKPGPSDTTPPTVRSTNPAVNQTGVAVNTAVTAAFSEAVKSVGAGTFTLRAGSTPVAGTVALSGTTATFTPAAPLPYSTVFTATITTGVLDLANNALAANYAWTFTTGAAPDLAPPTVASTNPVTGATAVPVSGNVAATFSEAVKSVNATTFTLRAGSTPVSGTVALSGTTATFTPSAPLSYSTTYTATVTTGVLDLANNALASNHVWTFTTGAAADTTPPTVGSTSPSNNQTGVAANTAVTANFSEAVKSVNATTFTLRRGTASVTGTVALSGATATFTPSAPLAYNTVYTATVTTGVLDLANNALAADYAWTFTTGAAPDTTPPFVTATNPPNSQADVALNTTISATFSEAMDAASLTTATFTVADRAGNPVAGAVTVTGATATFAPSAMLANGTTYTATVTTGSRDLAGNGLGMSQAWSFTTVPGTVDSDGDGIPDNQDAYPMDNRKTTVPNPMGGQAVTIDSSLTGGTRLTGAGGMADTDPMLNQAGKPAGFGFPNGVVAFNVAGLAPGGTARVAITFPSPIPADARIFKVDSAGYHEFPGAVVSGNTVTLTLTDGGAGDADGRANGVIDDPVALAVPQAAVAPESSGGCSIAGTGGGPADFAGSYGVLALVAFALLARKAVTGKR; encoded by the coding sequence ATGACGAATTACGGATTCGAAAAAACGTCCGCCAATCATTGGATCGGGACCCTGGCTGTCGCCGCCCTGCTCCTTGTCGCGTCCGGCGGGAAGGCCCACGCCAGATCGTCCTACCTGTCGACGTTCAACACCACGTACGGAACCTCGGGCACGGCCCTGAACAGCTGCAGCTTGTGCCACCCGGGCGGCAACACCGGCCAGTTCAATCCCTTCGCCGACGCCTTCCGGAACAACGGCCACTCGTTCCCGGCGATCGAGTCGCTCGATTCCGACGGGGACGGGTTCATCAACAGCGCGGAGATCACCGCGAGGACCTTCCCCGGCGATCCGGCCAGCAAACCCGGCCCGTCCGACACGACGCCTCCCACGGTCCGTTCCACGAACCCGGCCGTCAACCAGACCGGCGTGGCGGTCAACACCGCCGTGACGGCCGCGTTCAGCGAGGCGGTCAAGTCGGTGGGCGCCGGGACGTTCACGCTCCGCGCCGGAAGCACGCCGGTGGCTGGTACGGTGGCGCTCTCGGGGACGACGGCGACCTTCACCCCGGCGGCGCCGCTTCCCTACTCCACGGTGTTCACCGCGACGATCACGACCGGCGTCCTGGACCTGGCCAACAACGCTCTCGCCGCCAATTACGCATGGACCTTCACGACCGGTGCGGCGCCGGACCTCGCGCCGCCGACGGTGGCCTCGACGAACCCCGTCACCGGCGCAACGGCGGTTCCGGTATCCGGCAACGTGGCGGCCACCTTCAGCGAGGCGGTCAAGTCGGTGAACGCGACGACGTTCACGCTCCGTGCGGGGAGCACGCCGGTATCGGGAACGGTGGCGCTTTCGGGGACGACGGCGACCTTCACGCCGTCGGCGCCGCTCTCCTACTCCACGACGTACACCGCGACCGTAACGACCGGCGTTCTCGACCTGGCGAACAACGCTCTCGCATCCAATCATGTCTGGACCTTCACGACCGGCGCGGCGGCGGACACCACGCCGCCCACGGTCGGTTCCACCTCGCCCTCGAACAACCAGACGGGAGTGGCCGCCAACACGGCCGTTACGGCGAATTTCAGCGAAGCGGTCAAATCCGTGAACGCGACGACGTTCACGCTTCGGAGGGGGACCGCGTCGGTGACGGGAACGGTGGCGCTCTCCGGGGCTACGGCGACCTTCACGCCGTCGGCTCCGCTGGCGTACAACACCGTGTACACCGCGACGGTCACGACCGGGGTCCTGGACCTGGCCAACAACGCTCTCGCCGCCGATTACGCATGGACCTTCACGACCGGCGCGGCGCCGGACACCACTCCGCCGTTCGTGACCGCCACTAATCCCCCGAACAGCCAGGCAGACGTCGCCCTGAACACGACGATCTCCGCCACGTTCAGCGAAGCCATGGACGCCGCCTCGCTGACCACCGCCACCTTCACGGTGGCCGACCGCGCCGGCAATCCCGTGGCGGGCGCGGTAACGGTGACCGGCGCCACCGCCACGTTCGCGCCGTCGGCGATGCTTGCGAACGGGACGACCTACACGGCGACGGTCACGACCGGGTCCCGGGACCTCGCGGGGAACGGTCTCGGGATGTCCCAGGCATGGAGCTTCACGACCGTTCCGGGCACCGTGGATTCCGACGGGGACGGCATACCGGATAACCAGGACGCCTACCCGATGGACAACCGGAAAACGACGGTTCCGAACCCGATGGGAGGACAGGCCGTCACGATCGATTCCTCCCTGACCGGCGGGACGCGCCTGACCGGGGCCGGCGGCATGGCCGACACCGATCCCATGCTCAACCAGGCCGGCAAGCCCGCCGGATTCGGCTTTCCCAACGGCGTGGTCGCGTTCAACGTCGCCGGCCTCGCCCCCGGCGGGACGGCCCGCGTCGCGATCACCTTCCCGTCGCCGATCCCGGCCGACGCCAGGATCTTCAAGGTCGACTCCGCGGGATATCACGAGTTCCCGGGGGCGGTCGTCAGCGGTAACACGGTGACCTTGACCCTGACGGACGGCGGAGCCGGAGATGCCGACGGCCGGGCGAACGGAGTCATCGACGACCCGGTCGCCCTGGCGGTGCCCCAGGCGGCGGTCGCGCCGGAGAGCTCCGGCGGTTGCTCGATCGCCGGGACGGGAGGCGGCCCCGCGGACTTCGCGGGGTCCTACGGGGTCCTGGCCCTTGTCGCCTTCGCGCTTCTGGCGAGGAAAGCGGTGACCGGAAAACGGTAG
- a CDS encoding AEC family transporter, with the protein MDILQSVIPVFLVVAVGAVLRRYRFLDEGFIEAANALVYYLLLPVLLFHEIGGTDFRAAFSPPLVIGGYAATIAVFLLAFLISRALGIGPAETGAFVQGTFRANLAYVGLPIVFSAVGPAGLRKAGIFLGFIVPLLNTLSVTALMIPHGKREGERVGAAAGRVARQIATNPIILACLAGILWSVFKLPVPTMARKSMALLAPATLPLSLLCLGGSFSFERARRGFALAALAAFLKVVVLTGAGISLYRWMGVSGDDLRIGAIMLGCPTAVVTYVMATRLRGDAELAGTIVIVSTAASAVTITGWLFLLRVLGW; encoded by the coding sequence TTGGACATCCTGCAGTCGGTCATCCCCGTCTTCCTCGTCGTCGCGGTGGGCGCCGTCCTCCGGCGGTACCGGTTCCTCGACGAGGGGTTCATCGAAGCGGCGAACGCCCTCGTCTACTACCTCCTCCTTCCCGTGCTCCTCTTCCACGAGATCGGGGGCACCGATTTCCGCGCGGCGTTCAGCCCCCCGCTCGTGATCGGCGGTTACGCCGCCACGATCGCCGTCTTCCTCCTCGCGTTCCTGATCTCGCGCGCCCTCGGGATCGGCCCCGCGGAGACCGGCGCGTTCGTCCAGGGGACGTTCCGCGCGAACCTGGCCTACGTGGGTCTGCCCATCGTATTCAGCGCGGTGGGGCCGGCAGGGCTCCGGAAGGCGGGGATCTTCCTCGGCTTCATCGTGCCGTTGCTGAACACCCTGTCCGTGACCGCGCTCATGATTCCGCACGGAAAGAGGGAGGGGGAGAGGGTCGGGGCGGCCGCCGGGAGGGTCGCGCGGCAAATCGCCACGAACCCGATCATCCTCGCCTGCTTGGCCGGCATCCTCTGGAGCGTGTTCAAGCTCCCCGTCCCGACGATGGCCCGGAAGAGCATGGCGCTCCTCGCGCCGGCGACGCTGCCGCTCTCGCTCCTCTGCCTCGGGGGCTCGTTCTCCTTCGAGCGCGCGCGGAGGGGGTTCGCCCTCGCTGCCCTCGCCGCCTTCCTGAAAGTCGTCGTGCTGACCGGCGCGGGGATCTCGCTCTACCGGTGGATGGGCGTGTCGGGGGACGACCTCCGGATCGGCGCGATCATGCTCGGGTGTCCCACCGCCGTGGTCACCTACGTGATGGCGACCCGGCTGCGCGGGGACGCGGAGCTGGCCGGGACGATCGTCATCGTCTCCACGGCCGCCTCCGCGGTCACGATCACGGGGTGGTTGTTCTTGTTGAGGGTGCTGGGGTGGTGA